The nucleotide sequence ccttcagatttgtttaaaggggacatttttgaataggaatccacaaagaaaccgaatcagaaatttttccagacgggagcggtctcaccatatGGACTACTAGACGTTTTTAATTATAAGGGGGATATTTGAAGGTAGTGTCTGACTACATACTTAGAAACATAATATGTAGTTATCATATCGTTGCTGATTTGCAAAAAGGGGCCAAATAACATTTTTGTGTTTTTACTAAGTGGAACTTAGCTCCGTTTTACACaaccagtttaaaaaaaatgttacttgGTACCAAAAAATTATGAGACTATCTCAACAACAATCTCTTCGTACCTATCATTTTTGCATATAACCCATCTTTTGAATAAAATGTCATTTGTCACCTTTTTGCAAATCAGTGACGATAGGTAAGTACACCATTCTTCCTCTAAACTAAACATAAAACTCGAGGACTAGCGCAAATGTGTACAGACAGTgttgtttttgtgacggtacgcgccagttatatctgaatcatttccaataacaaaggggcttaaacaaggatgcTGTCTatctccgactttatttaaaatatatatatattcaattaTCGCTAGtaagagcagtggaggaaacaagtatccggaatgggaataaaCATAGGCGGTAATAAATGTCTAACAACGTTGTTTttcgcagatgatcaggtagtcgtagcgaatgatgaggaagacatggactacatgtttggaaaactaaagaaagaatatgaaaaatggagCCTCAATATGAACATGTCAAAGACAGaatatcttaaaataggggatgatgaagaaaactcaaaaacttgtaaagaatataaatatctcggatctataatacctaaagaaggcactaccaaaagagacatcgaaaacagaacgcagcagggcaaaaagcggtaaacattctaagctctctactatcgtctaaagatataagacagaaaacgaaattgacaatctatcgtaccttggtagagcctattatgacttatggggcagaagtttaaGAGATCACGAAAAAtgatagaagtagtagaaatggattacctgagagcgtgtggtatatccaatCACATcaggaacgaagatattagaagggggacaaatactgtatattacagtgtagatagaattgaaacgagacaactaatGTGGTATGGTAACGTTAAACGAAttaatgaagatagatggccaaagaaagctttaaattacataccacaacaaagaggCAGAAGGGGAAGGCCATCAGTTGCCTGGAAAGAAAATGTACTGCACAttatgagagatagagccatcaaagaaagAAGACGAATAaatggacagaaaaagatggcggtcgaaatgcgagaagcggcagaggctgtaggaacttCGCTTATAGATAGAGACGCGTCGGTACGCCGTACTGGTATCTCTTAGGACAAAAgataaaaaacaacaaaattatagacaaattcctgaattttttccttgctcccaaatagctttaaaacgccctTATAAGGCTAGATTTAAAAAGTTTTCGGCGGGGCGGACTCCCATTATGATCACTCCCCAGATCCCccggaacattgcgtaccggaacatattatattgttacaaaaacagcattGTGTACAGGTATGACCAAAATTCTAAATTAAAGAAAACTGAGCATGCTACACTATTACACAAAATCCTTCCCCCTTTCTTCCAAGATTTTTTTAACGatcgtaaaatatttttttgtttaagtaCATGATACTGGTTTAATAGAGGATTACGATTTTAGGTTTTCCATGTGAAATCTGCTCCGAATTATTTTCAAAAAGATCCATTTTGAAAGAACATATGGGACTACACACTGAAGATACGCCTTTTGCTGGTGAAGTTCGTGCCAACAAGTTTTCACAAACTTCCCATTTAAATGAAGATATGGCAATATACACTGGCGATAAACCTTTTGCATGTGAAATTTGCTCCAAAAGATGGTCATCAGAGAGCAATTTAAAAAGACATATGAAAATACATACTGAAGATAAGTCTTTTGCGTGTGAAATTTGTGCCAAAATGTTTTCACAAAGTTCCCATTTAAATAAACATATGGCAATACATACTGGCGATGAACCTTTTGCATGTAAAATTTGCTCCAAGGTGCTTTCAAAAAGATCCAGGTTAACAGACCATATGAGAGTACACACTGGGGATAAACCATTTGCATGTGAAATTTGCTCCAAAAAATTGTCAGCAAAGAGCACTTTAAAAAGACATATGAAAATACATACTGAAGATAACACTTTTGCGTGTGAAGTTTGTGCCAAAAAGTTTTCACAAAGATCCGGGTTAAGAACACATATGAGAGTACATACTAGCGATAAACCTTTTGCTTGTGAAATTTGCTGCAAGAGTTTTTCACGAAGGTCCAGTTTAACAGAACATATGAGAGTAGTACATGCTGGAGATAAACCTTTTGCATGTGAAATTTGTGCCAAAAAGTTTTCAAGAAGTTCCCATTTAAAAGATCATATGAAAATCCACACTGGCGATAAACCTTTTGTATGTGCCATTTGCTCCAAGAGATTTTCACGAAGATCCAGTTTAACAGAACATATGAGAATAGTACATATTGGAGATAAACCTTTTGCATGTGAAATTTGCTTCAAAAGTTTTTCACAAAGATCCACGTTAGCAGAACATATTAGAGTACATACTGGTGATAAACCTTTTGAATGTAAAATTTGCTCCAAAAAGTTTTCACAAGGATCCGGGTTAAGAAAACATATAAGAGAACATACTAGCGATAAACCTTTTGCTTGTAAAATTTGCCTTAAGTGTTTTTCGCAAAGATCCAGTTTAACAGACCATATGACAGTACACACTGGGGATAAACCTTTTGCATGTGAAACATGCTTAAAAAGATTTTCACAAAGAACCGGGTTATCACAACATATGAGAGTACATACTAGTGATAAACCTTTTGCCTGTGAAATTTGCTCCAAAAGTTTTTCACAAGAATCCAGTTTAGCAGAACATAATATGACAGTACATACATATGtatatatagtttagctctccaggcctagaaggcccatgcTTGCTGCTTTTTTTCCAAGTTGTGATTTTAAGTTCTATGTCTCTTTCAAGATATTTCttccatctagttttgggtctacCTTTCTTTTGGTTTCCTCCTATTCTTCCCGTTAGTATTCTTTcgggaagtctcgtgtttggcatgcggtggatatgtcccaaccatctcagtctttgtgattttatgatTCCTATTATATTCGGTTCTCCATACATCCTCTCCAGTTCTACATTTGGTCTTTTTATTCACATTCCATTCCATAGCTTTCCTCGAAATATTTtcctgaggactttcctttcccACACTTTCAGCTCGAATTTGTTCATCGCCCATGTTTCACTATCATATAATGCTATAGCTCTTATCACTGCCCtttacagcgtgtctacttaaattggaaacatatgggaaactttttttttattaatcggaaaacttttttattatttgtaaaataaaattgtaaaatatttgtaTTAGAATGTTTGAACGAATTAGAAAAATAATTTAAGACTTAACTCGTGGGTTTTTTTTCCTACTCAAAAACATACATTTATATCACCAGCCATCTCGGCGACCAACTAAGAAATTCCGAGATCGCGGCTTGTGCTTATTATGTATAGcttaatagtccaggaaccaaagcttttcacctcgcaatttttacagaatggatcaaattgcttgaaaatttgagaataagtagtggatagtgcatggatcaaaatctatatgatgccgacatgtgcttttaccatgggggtggttgccaccccatctgtggggtggaaattttttattatattttgaccgcaaaagttaataaaaaccttcattctcagcaaaaaatgttctatacatttttttgataaaatgaataattttagatttatttgctattgaaagtgttagttttatatctaaaaaatcaatgtttttcgactCATTTACGATTTACtcatttttgccgtagaacaaattttgtcaaaccaagttcttgggaattaaattacctgcaatttcatatttaaacattttttcgtatctccgatgctaatctttctattcatTATTGctattcgttattcgctttaaacttcagttttttaaaaactaatcattctaagccagccaGTCTTCTAATATAGaatgtattaataatacataaatgaagaagaacaaataaggccagtgactaaaaacaccgctaacttgcattattatgcttccaattggatttctccttttttttttcaaaaaaatatacctattgattttttaaccgtaacttttttattttttatcttagaaagttcaaaatttcacaaggaaaaattgttgtactggctgtataccataaatcacaaaaaataaaaaccttattttgtaaaaaatatatttaaaatccctaaaaagggctatatcacaacaaacgttttcggaatcaatattccatcatcagtgttatcacaggtttacatgctttaagccaccaaaatgtacgcgTAAAAACCCTTGagttgattttaaacagttgagGATACATTATATTATACGATTTTAAAAGATGTTAATTCCAggttaacccctggcatcacatgacatcaaccatattcgTTGGAAAATTTGTAGGTAGggccttacatggcagagtttagttgtcacctaaactctgccatgtaaggtcctacctacaaattttccaaccaatatgtttgatgtcatgtgatgccaggggttaatctggaaatatttttaacatcctttaaaatcgtATAACATAATGTAACctcaactgtttaaaatcaactcaagggtttttacccgtacattttggtggcttaaagcatgtaaacctgtgataacactgatgatggaatattgattccgaaaacgttttgttgtgatatagccctttttagggattttaaatatatagtTTACAAGATAAGGTATTTATTTCTTAGAAAGTtggttaaaaaagaattttgtaggttaaaaaaatatacctattgattttttaaccgtaacttttttattttttatcttagaaagttcaaaatatcacaagaaaaaattgttgtactggctgtataccataaatcacaaaaaataaaaaccttattttgtaaaaaatatatttaaaatccctaaaaagggctatatcacaacaaacgttttcggaatcaatattccatcatcagtgttatcacaggtttacatgctttaagccaccaaaatgtacgcgTAAAAACCCTTGagttgattttaaacagttgagGATACATTATATTATACGATTTTAAAAGAtctctgccatgtaaggtcctacctacaaattttccaaccaatatgtttgatgtcatgtgatgccaggggttaatctggaaatattttaacatcctttaaaatcgtATAACATAATGTAACctcaactgtttaaaatcaactcaagggtttttacccgtacattttggtggcttaaaggatgtaaacctgtgataacactgatgatggaatattgattccgaaaacgttttgttgtgatatagccctttttagggattttaaatatatagtTTACAAGATAAGGTATTTATTTCTTAGAAAGTtggttaaaaaagaattttgtaggttaaaaaaatatacctattgattttttaaccgtaacttttttattttttatcttagaaagttcaaaatatcacaaggaaaaattcttgtactggctgtataccataaatcacaaaaaaataaaaaccttattttgtaaaaaatatat is from Diabrotica virgifera virgifera chromosome 9, PGI_DIABVI_V3a and encodes:
- the LOC126892650 gene encoding zinc finger protein OZF-like isoform X8, which encodes MFNQTEVKQEAAETTCKGEIEIIDNEVLEDTFKTEIKEEPKTESACDTFDFDYLDVKKCPIKAEIDEDDGFPCEICSELFSKRSILKEHMGLHTEDTPFAGEVRANKFSQTSHLNEDMAIYTGDKPFACEICSKRWSSESNLKRHMKIHTEDKSFACEICAKMFSQSSHLNKHMAIHTGDEPFACKICSKVLSKRSRLTDHMRVHTGDKPFACEICSKKLSAKSTLKRHMKIHTEDNTFACEVCAKKFSQRSGLRTHMRVHTSDKPFACEICCKSFSRRSSLTEHMRVVHAGDKPFACEICAKKFSRSSHLKDHMKIHTGDKPFVCAICSKRFSRRSSLTEHMRIVHIGDKPFACEICFKSFSQRSTLAEHIRVHTGDKPFECKICSKKFSQGSGLRKHIREHTSDKPFACKICLKCFSQRSSLTDHMTVHTGDKPFACETCLKRFSQRTGLSQHMRVHTSDKPFACEICSKSFSQESSLAEHNMTVHTYVYIV